The Erythrobacter sp. Alg231-14 genome has a segment encoding these proteins:
- a CDS encoding PhzF family phenazine biosynthesis protein, with amino-acid sequence MTKTIPYWHVDAFSAKPFGGNQAAVMVLDEWLPDDQLVAIGAENLFAETAFVVRDATGEADWELRWCTPTYEIALCGHATMASGHILLSRDGGDRLTFRTRKSGILEVRRADAGYEVGLPAIPTAPRAYPEAEALLGATPISTYRSGDEHIGYSVFEFADEAAVRALAPDIAGLGKLGTDQFICTAPGDNTDIVSRVFVPGGGVDEDSVTGSAHSVLTPYWAAKLNRNQFTAYQASERGGDLALTLDGGRAWLGGPCVTVVEGQFHL; translated from the coding sequence ATGACAAAGACGATACCCTATTGGCATGTCGATGCCTTCAGCGCGAAGCCCTTTGGCGGCAATCAGGCGGCCGTTATGGTGCTCGACGAATGGTTGCCGGATGATCAATTGGTGGCGATCGGCGCGGAAAACCTGTTCGCCGAAACGGCCTTTGTCGTGCGCGATGCGACCGGAGAGGCCGATTGGGAATTGCGGTGGTGCACGCCGACATATGAGATCGCACTTTGCGGCCATGCGACCATGGCCAGCGGGCATATCCTGCTGTCGCGCGATGGCGGGGATCGGTTGACGTTTCGCACGCGCAAATCCGGCATCCTCGAAGTGCGCAGAGCAGATGCCGGATACGAAGTGGGTCTCCCCGCAATCCCGACCGCTCCGCGCGCCTACCCCGAAGCCGAGGCCTTGTTGGGCGCGACGCCGATTTCAACCTATCGATCGGGCGATGAACATATCGGCTATTCGGTGTTTGAATTCGCCGACGAAGCGGCGGTGCGCGCCCTTGCGCCCGACATTGCGGGGCTGGGCAAACTGGGGACAGATCAATTCATCTGCACCGCCCCCGGCGACAACACCGACATCGTGAGCCGTGTTTTCGTACCCGGCGGCGGCGTGGACGAAGACAGCGTGACCGGATCTGCGCACTCGGTCTTGACCCCCTATTGGGCGGCAAAATTGAATCGCAATCAGTTCACGGCCTATCAGGCCAGCGAACGCGGCGGGGACCTTGCGCTTACGCTTGATGGTGGTCGCGCATGGCTTGGCGGGCCGTGCGTCACCGTTGTTGAGGGGCAGTTCCACCTCTGA
- the pdxH gene encoding pyridoxamine 5'-phosphate oxidase: MTSPDALDSAQLADSVIPAGADPFALFDEWFALARDSEPNDSNAMALATATPDGRPSVRMVLLKGHGPGESGPQGGFTFFTNAESRKGGEVRANAHASLLFHWKSLRRQIRIEGPLEEVTPERADAYFHSRAYNSQVGSAASDQSRPLPQRQDYLDRVKAMWAEHEAVGKVPRPSHWTGFTVRPERIEFWIDRDNRLHDRRVFARTDAGWSDTLLYP; the protein is encoded by the coding sequence ATGACCTCTCCTGATGCTCTTGATTCGGCGCAATTGGCCGACAGTGTGATCCCCGCCGGTGCGGACCCCTTTGCATTGTTTGATGAATGGTTCGCGTTGGCCCGGGATAGTGAGCCGAACGATTCCAACGCAATGGCTTTGGCAACGGCGACGCCGGATGGACGGCCATCGGTGCGCATGGTCTTGCTCAAAGGACACGGCCCCGGCGAATCGGGACCTCAAGGCGGCTTCACCTTCTTCACCAACGCTGAAAGCCGCAAAGGCGGAGAAGTCCGCGCGAACGCCCATGCCAGCCTGCTGTTCCATTGGAAGAGCCTGCGCCGGCAGATCCGTATTGAGGGGCCGTTGGAGGAGGTAACGCCGGAACGCGCCGACGCCTACTTCCACTCGCGCGCCTACAACAGCCAAGTCGGTTCCGCCGCCAGCGATCAATCGCGCCCTTTGCCACAGCGTCAGGACTATTTGGACCGCGTGAAAGCGATGTGGGCCGAACATGAGGCGGTCGGTAAAGTGCCGCGCCCATCGCATTGGACCGGCTTTACCGTTCGCCCCGAACGCATCGAATTCTGGATTGATCGCGACAATCGCCTGCATGACCGGCGGGTCTTCGCCCGCACGGATGCCGGTTGGTCCGACACGTTGCTTTACCCCTAA